A window from Chloroflexota bacterium encodes these proteins:
- a CDS encoding response regulator transcription factor, with product MTGPTQWTAPSPLRRTRILAVDDERSILDVIRRRLESEGYEVITARDGEEALKVALAWEPDIAILDVIMPKMDGLELCRRMREQPELAGLPVLFLTSRESVEDRIRGFEAGADDYLPKPFDLRELSLRVRALLRRVRPAPAEADVLRVGRLALHLNTFTLDAGDRQALLTPVEFQLMQHLMKHPGVVFTSERLLREVWGYPAGAGSTDLVRAHIRNIRAKIEPDPAEPIYIRTVSRHGYTVTG from the coding sequence GTGACAGGGCCAACACAATGGACAGCGCCGTCTCCCCTCCGCCGCACGCGTATCCTGGCGGTGGACGACGAGCGATCCATACTGGACGTCATCCGGCGCCGTCTGGAATCCGAGGGGTACGAGGTCATCACCGCGCGGGACGGCGAGGAGGCACTCAAGGTCGCCCTCGCCTGGGAGCCAGATATCGCCATCCTGGACGTGATCATGCCCAAGATGGACGGGCTGGAACTGTGTCGCCGCATGCGCGAGCAGCCCGAGTTGGCGGGCCTGCCCGTTCTGTTTCTGACCAGTCGTGAATCGGTGGAGGACCGCATCCGCGGGTTTGAGGCCGGGGCCGACGACTACCTGCCCAAGCCGTTTGACCTGCGCGAACTGTCCCTGCGCGTCCGCGCCCTGTTGCGGCGTGTCCGTCCCGCTCCCGCAGAGGCCGACGTGTTGCGCGTGGGGCGGTTGGCGCTCCACCTCAACACGTTCACCCTTGATGCGGGCGACCGCCAGGCGCTGCTCACGCCGGTGGAGTTTCAACTCATGCAGCACCTTATGAAGCACCCTGGCGTGGTGTTCACATCCGAGCGTCTGTTGCGAGAGGTCTGGGGCTACCCTGCGGGAGCCGGCAGCACCGACCTGGTCCGCGCCCACATCCGCAACATCCGCGCCAAGATTGAGCCTGACCCCGCCGAGCCGATCTATATCCGCACGGTGTCGCGCCACGGGTATACGGTAACGGGCTAG
- a CDS encoding SIMPL domain-containing protein (The SIMPL domain is named for its presence in mouse protein SIMPL (signalling molecule that associates with mouse pelle-like kinase). Bacterial member BP26, from Brucella, was shown to assemble into a channel-like structure, while YggE from E. coli has been associated with resistance to oxidative stress.), with amino-acid sequence MRKHKFVIAGMLLLVGALVLSACGSAGASQAGAQQQPVRTITVVGQGKASGAPTVAHINVGVETSAPSAQEALEANRARMSALLEKVKALGIADKDIQTSNFSIYTEQRPVVMPAAGKEEYTVVYRVSNQVSLTIRDIARLGDILDQAVAAGANNVYGVYFGVESTAELEAQAREKAMADAAARAKALASLGGVGVGEVITISEVIGTPGPVYYSVVKAEGLGGATPIQPGEYEISVSVQVTYAIR; translated from the coding sequence ATGAGGAAGCACAAGTTCGTCATCGCGGGGATGCTCCTGCTCGTTGGCGCGTTGGTGCTGAGCGCGTGCGGCTCGGCTGGCGCGTCGCAGGCGGGCGCACAACAGCAACCCGTCCGGACCATCACCGTTGTCGGCCAGGGCAAGGCCAGCGGAGCGCCGACGGTGGCCCACATCAACGTGGGCGTGGAGACCTCTGCGCCGTCGGCCCAGGAGGCGCTGGAAGCAAACCGCGCCAGGATGAGCGCGCTGCTGGAAAAGGTCAAAGCCCTGGGCATCGCCGACAAGGACATCCAGACCAGCAACTTCAGCATCTACACAGAGCAGCGGCCTGTCGTCATGCCGGCTGCGGGCAAAGAGGAATACACCGTCGTGTACCGCGTGTCCAATCAGGTCAGCCTGACCATCCGCGACATCGCACGGTTGGGCGACATCCTGGACCAGGCCGTGGCTGCGGGGGCCAACAACGTGTACGGCGTGTACTTCGGCGTGGAGAGCACCGCCGAGTTGGAGGCTCAGGCCCGCGAGAAGGCCATGGCCGATGCGGCGGCGCGCGCCAAGGCCCTGGCCTCGCTGGGCGGCGTCGGCGTGGGTGAGGTGATCACCATCAGCGAGGTCATTGGGACGCCCGGCCCTGTGTATTACTCCGTCGTCAAGGCCGAAGGCCTGGGCGGGGCCACGCCGATCCAGCCGGGCGAGTACGAAATCAGCGTGAGCGTGCAGGTAACTTACGCCATCCGCTAG